Proteins encoded by one window of Salvia splendens isolate huo1 chromosome 14, SspV2, whole genome shotgun sequence:
- the LOC121763842 gene encoding FCS-Like Zinc finger 3-like — MRPSASHFAGGEYYQPHFLDSCFLCQKHLSHNSDIYMYRGNAPFCSQECRQEQIEMDEAKEKRWKISSKRSNAARQSKDSTTESDTDKAVRTGTVAVA; from the exons atgaggCCGTCCGCTTCTCACTTCGCCGGAGGAGAATACTACCAGCCTCATTTCCTCGATTCCTGCTTTCTCTGCCAGAAGCATCTCAGCCACAACAGTGACATCTACATGTACAG AGGAAACGCACCTTTCTGTAGCCAGGAATGCCGGCAAGAACAGATTGAGATGGACGAGGCAAAGGAGAAGAGATGGAAAATCTCTTCGAAGAGATCTAACGCCGCTAGACAGAGCAAGGATTCAACCACGGAATCCGACACCGATAAAGCCGTGCGAACAGGAACCGTTGCTGTAGCCTAA
- the LOC121765754 gene encoding probable dolichyl pyrophosphate Glc1Man9GlcNAc2 alpha-1,3-glucosyltransferase: protein MTKSPTYRGGVWWPALVAAAVKLLLIPAYHSTDFEVHRHWLALTHSLPLSRWYSDTTSQWTLDYPPFFAYFEKFLSIFASRVDPTITDLHRGLNYASSSVILFQRFSVVLSDLVLVYSAYRLTRNRNFRALERLLVSALVIWAPGLLIVDHMHFQYNGFLLGILLLSISFLEEERDLIGGFVFAVLLCFKHLFAVAAPVYFVYLFRYYCRGGLVKGFGRLVLMGSAVVAVFAAAYGPFWYYGQIQDVLQRMFPFGRGLCHAYWAPNFWVFYIMLDKALGFLFTRLGFSIKAPAASFTGGLVGDSSPFSVLPAITPLITFITVLLAISPCLMKAWRNPQPRMISSWVSYAYTCGFLFGWHVHEKASLHFVIPLALTSLNSVEDAKHYFFLSIVSCYSLFPLLFEAQEYPIKVVLLLLHAVLMLYGFSARFPGTSAMRDPAGDNKSETNAFRIGWFGKSYLIGLVAVEVWGQFLHPIIFGDALPFLPLMMISIYCALGMLYSWVWQLTQIVLTN, encoded by the exons ATGACGAAATCCCCAACCTACAGAGGCGGTGTATGGTGGCCGGCCCTCGTCGCCGCGGCCGTCAAACTCCTCCTCATCCCGGCCTACCACAGCACCGATTTCGAGGTCCACCGCCACTGGCTCGCCCTCACGCATTCCCTCCCCCTCTCCCGCTGGTACTCCGACACCACCAGCCAATGGACCCTTGATTACCCCCCTTTCTTCGCCTACTTCGAGAAATTCCTCTCCATCTTCGCCTCCAGAGTCGATCCGACCATCACCGACCTCCACCGTGGCCTCAATTACGCCTCCTCCTCAGTGATCCTCTTCCAGCGCTTCTCTGTCGTGCTCTCCGATCTCGTTCTCGTCTACTCCGCCTACAGATTGACTAGGAACAGGAATTTTAGGGCTTTAGAGAGGCTTTTGGTCTCGGCGTTGGTTATTTGGGCGCCAGGGTTGTTGATCGTGGATCATATGCATTTTCAGTACAATGGATTTCTGTTGGGGATATTGCTGCTATCTATTTCGTTTTTGGAGGAAGAGAGGGATTTGATTGGAGGTTTCGTTTTCGCGGTTTTGCTTTGTTTTAAGCATTTGTTCGCGGTGGCTGCGCcggtgtattttgtgtatttgttTAGGTATTATTGTAGGGGTGGATTGGTCAAGGGATTTGGGAGGTTGGTGCTTATGGGTTCCGCAGTCGTGGCGGTCTTTGCCGCAGCCTATGGGCCGTTTTGGTACTATGGACAG ATACAAGATGTTCTCCAACGCATGTTTCCTTTTGGCAGGGGACTCTGCCATGCTTACTGGGCTCCAAACTTTTGGGTATTCTATATAATGCTGGATAAGGCTTTAGGATTCTTGTTTACGCGACTAGGTTTCAGTATCAAAGCCCCTGCAGCTTCATTCACTGGTGGTCTTGTTGGAGATTCCTCGCCTTTCTCTGTTCTACCCGCG ATCACCCCTCTTATAACATTCATCACAGTGCTCTTGGCAATCTCTCCATGTCTTATGAAGGCATGGAGGAATCCCCAACCTAGGATGATCTCTAGTTGGGTATCATATGCTTATACATGTGGTTTCCTGTTTGGGTGGCATGTCCATGAAAAGGCGTCACTTCACTTTGTGATTCCACTTGCTTTGACGTCCTTGAATAGTGTGGAGGATGCTAAGCATTACTTCTTTTTGTCCATAG TATCCTGCTACTCGCTGTTCCCTCTTCTGTTTGAAGCACAAGAGTATCCAATTAAAGTTGTGTTGCTGCTTCTACATGCTGTACTGATGCTGTATGGGTTTTCTGCGCGTTTTCCCGGGACAAGCGCCATGAGAGACCCTGCTGGTGATAACAAATCGGAAACTAATGCTTTCCGTATTGGGTGGTTCGGAAAATCTTACCTGATCGGCTTAGTAGCGGTGGAGGTATGGGGACAATTTCTGCATCCCATCATTTTTGGCGATGCCCTTCCTTTTCTACCTCTTATGATGATTTCTATATACTGCGCACTTGGGATGTTGTACTCTTGGGTTTGGCAACTAACACAGATTGTTTTGACCAATTAG